The genomic interval GCGCACTCACAAAACCCACATGCAACTCATCCCACCCCCATCCACGCACCTCTGCCTTGTCACCAGGTTAATATAATGCCGAAGAGCCGAGAAGTATTTGGCCATTTCTTCAGGAGAAGCATCTTCTCCAGGACTCTCTGGCTTGGGAGGATAGGCATCCACTAAGGTTCCCAGGCAGAACAAGACACACAGGATCACAGCAACCAGGAGAGGCCAGGGCTTCATAGAGACTACCATCTGGAGGgagacagaagaggaggaaaagaggagattAACAGCCAGGTGAACATGTGAAGCTAACCCAGTGCCACCTGGCTTAGTATCGCAaaagcagagctcagaaaaggtacttttttggactacagttccaagaatccccCAACAGCCAGCTAGGGGATTGttggagctgtaatccaaaaagtatttttttcaaagTTTTGTGCAAAAGCATTGGATGCTTGCAGCCTTCCACAGAAAAACCAATTTATGGTTAACTGTCTCAGCATCAACAACACAGTGGAATCCCCCAAGAGTACCAAAAGCATATGACTAAAAGCATATGAAAGAAGCATTTGCACATGAGTACATATCTCCCTGATTTAGGGATGGGGAAGAGGTGGCCTGCTATGTGTTGCTGGACTATAGTTGTCATCCCTTGTCATTCATTTTGTTGGTTGAGGCTGAGAGGGATTACCATCTGACAATATCTAAAGGGCCATTCAGTATCTTAGTGAAACttgtgtggctcttcagatgctgCCAAACTGCAGCTCCCCTCTGCCCTGACCATTGGGCATGCTAACTGGTACAGATgtgaactgaaatccaaaaacctCTGGAAAATCATGGCTTTCATGGCCTATATGATCTCATGCTATTATAAAATGCCCATCTTACAAAATGACAGGTTTAAAGACATGCCTTCTTTTCAGTGTCCAAGTAGGATATTTTGGTCATTCAAGAGTCTGTTGTTAATGTTCCTGGAAACAGCCTGAAACTCAACTAAATAGAAGGCTATAAGGTGCTGATTCTGAAGGGCAGCCAcactgtagtgtagtggttaaACTGTTGGACTGAGACTTTAGAGGTTGAGGTTCAGATGCATGCTCCTCCGTTGCTAATTTCAGTGCACACTGCCACCTTGAGTTCACTGGAGAAAAAGCGGGTTATAAATGTAGCAGATACCTAAATAAAGTAAAGGAAGGAAGCACATAGATAATGAAGAGAGTGTTGGCCAAGACAAAGAACTCCTAGTTCTAATCACCTTTGTCGATATGTTACATAGGAAACTTGACCAGGTAGTAGTTTCCTGTTCAGAAAGGATGGGAATCCTATGTCCCTCCttatgctgttggattgcaacacccaccattcctcaccattggataTGCTGAGCTAAGGCTGCTTGGATTGGCAgtcaagcaacatctggagggctgtatgattctCATCCTTGGTATAAAGAGAGTAGCAAAAGGCTTCACTTCCCAgtgacaccagatcccatctgatcttggaagctaagcaggatcttctctggttagtacttgtgtgggagattaccaatgaatacctggtgctgtaggctatggactggtacagactgccggaaAGTGATGGTCTGGGGTGAATTTTAGGGCTTGGAAGTGCGGAGCGTCCACACAATCCCAAGCCCTACCGTGCACCACCGGCGCCATCATGGCTCAGCcctatccacatgggggccaccatgatgatgcaggcATGGTGCAAGATCCAAATGTCACCGTGGCATGTGTGTATCATCGGTGTGCGCGAGTGCACCAATAGTGCAACAATGGCACCCTGTGCACGGAATAAAAAGAATCCACTTTCAGTGGGTTTTTTGCAGTCCTGCCGGAAGCTGCGCCATTTGGTTGGTGCAACCtccttgcagcataaaaatggGCAGCTACAGCCCGCCCTTTCGGGGCTGTCTGTCAACccctatatttcaaaggaaggactggcaaaaccacctctgagtattccttgcctgagaataccctatgaaattcatcggGTGGCCGTAAGTGGAcaagcaacttaaaggcacacccACTCCCCAAGGGCCTCACCCCAGTTGGATAAAAAGTACCCAAGAGAGAGAAGGACTGCAAAGATTTCAGCCCTAGGTAGGAATCTTCTCACTGAATGCCCTCTATATTTAAAATCAGTTCTCTTCACTTTCTTTCTACCCAATCAAACTACATAGTACTGCCCCACAACACACAAAACTCCTATCATCATGATCTGCTGAGCCCTTGTGAGGAGCAACAAATGCTGATTCTCTCCCTGCCACTTTTTCTCATTTCTGCAAAGAAGCAGTGAGGTGAAGGGGCccctctctccctgcctgccttctatTTCCTGCAGTCCCATCCCAACAACAGCTACTCACCATGGAAAAGAGGTAGAAGGATGCAGAGACAGAGCTGGATGTGAAAGGATGCTGTGGGACTCAGCCAGCCAGCTTTCTGGGATCTTCAAGTTGTCTCCTGCTGCTGATGCCTCTGTTAGTGGCTCTCGCAAGCCAGGGCTTATATCCTTGGCAGGTGGGTGAATTAAGGAGgggggagactcctcctccaccCACCCCCCTTCCACTTTCTCATTCATTCACTCACCCTGCCATCATTTGCTGATCAATCCAATTCTGTATCAGCCACTTTGATTACCTCTCAAAAGGAAGCTATGCTGCACATGCTCAGGGAACAGAGAGGGGGAGTGAAAGGAGAACTGGATGAACTCATGGGGAacatgtggggtgtgtgtgagaaCAGCATTGAGACATATAAGAAGGATTTGTGTTCCTTGAGCCAAGGCTAAAACAAGTGAAGGTTTCAATTGCCATTCATGCCAGTGATTGATAGCATTTATAAGGTGTTGTGTTGAGAGTGATATTTCTGCCAAAGAAATTAGATTCATCCAAAGAAATGGGTGTGAAGTTAAGATGAACAGCAAAAAGCACAGAAAAGAGGCTTTGTTCAGTGGcggatggtggcttccatgtcaatggggatttgaatctatTCTAGGCTTTGGTGTAAACTTTAAAAGCTTtacccaaagtgctgaacctgctTTGTTTCCCACTTATGATCCTAATACAaatgtatcatagggttttttggcAAGTGTCTTTAGAGAGGATTTgctcttgccatcctctgaggccaattgatcacccagtgggtttcatgggggGAAATAGCAAAAGCCAACTTCATGGGGATGTGGAAACTGTTTATATACCATGTTTCAGACTTAGCAATGAATCAAGACCCACTATTAACACATAGGAGTATTTGAcatgatactttaaaaaaaatcagaagaatgtTTAATACAAAGAGAATTGTGAATTAAGTCATTCAGATGAGGCAGTAGTTATGTAATTCACTGTTAATGTAAACTGAAAAGGTAAAAAatggcagaaacattttaaaggacCTGGAAATATTAAGGATTAAAGACAAATGCGACTAGCCCTGCCATCAGGCAAAGTGAGAAACTGGGACCAGGGGTAGATGCCAATCTCACTACAGTCAATATCACTATTTTAAATCCTGGCTGATCTTCCTAAAATCACATATGTTTCTCTGTTTTGGAAGAGAACACTGTGTAGGCCCAAAAAACTTCCCTATCCCCTAAACAAGTCTACTATCTCAGGCATGGGGTGGAGAATGTAATCCCTTCACCAGTGTTCATGTGAGCACAGGCATCTTCTGTATGTAGTCTAGGAAGGAGAGGCTATTTTGTCTTTCACTTAAAGCAGAAATTTTGTTGGGTACACCAGCCTCAAAGCCAGATGttattttgccatgaaaaccaaaAGTGAGACTTGGGGCTGGGGTGCCTCTTGGGAtgtcaattagtttccaggcaaagtataaagtcttggtgattacctttaatgCCCTATGTTTGGGTGCAGTTTACCTatgggattgcctcctcccacATAATTCACCATGCTCAGGTCCTCTGATGGACATCGCCTTCAACTGaacaggactagactggcaactgtcatcTATGCCAcaggcacactgcagaaataatccaggttgacactactttaactgacagggaattctagaaattgtaattttaggagacatttagctttctttgtcaaagagctctggcgccacaacaagctataaatcccagagttctgtaggatggagtcatgaccattaaagcagtgtcaaactgagttataatataatatttttattataatatttttactggaatgtatattttaatgttgtaagccaccctggttgtgttgcacagatgggcaggataaaaataaattattattattattattattattattattattattattattattatttctgcagtgacaaTGCAGCCCCAGGAGGCATTCacactcattattattattattattattattattattattatttgtcccaaggagatgcaGATCACCACACTGATGCATtttgggtttgttgttcccattatgttttgggTACACACATCTCTTCAAGTCATTGTAATCCCCTTTTTTATTCAGACATGCCTTTGTTTTGGGATAAAGCAGCGTTTTAATGATACAGGCAGTGgtagtgaacctatggcacaagtgccagaagtgtcactcagagccctctttgtgggcacacatgccatcacctcagcacagagttcatcagagtttgttactagaaagtcagagggacatggcactttgtgataaataagtgggttttgggttgcagacTGGGCACTCAgtctaaaacgtttgccatcactgatgcagagcagagcagaagcaGAGCAATCTGAATCGATTTGGAaacttattcacactgccaaagatATGGGATCAATGGAGATATTTCAGGAAAACTTGGGAAAAAACACGGCATCAAATATCCCAGGTTAACTGTTTTTTTGCCAACATCCCCACTCACAAATGCATTgagtgcattcaggatgtgtgtgaacaacaaggattcaacctggattcatcctggattattttcttaGAGTGAATGGGGCTCTAGaagaccttttcatctgccacccctagactgtggaattaCCTACAAGGAGAGATTCGACAGCTAAACATGCTATCTGAATTTCAAACAGTATTAAAGATCTCTCTcatccagcaggcctacccagtcaattttaaactatgaattttaaagtgGTGTATTTTAATGTTATGTCTGGATGATTAATGTGTAATGACCATTTTAAACCTATGTTTAtatatggcatggtacagaccgccaacAAGCAGCGTACAAGCgctggtattagggttagggagtgcacaccatgtaaatgctccctaaccctagtacgtgcccaGTGTCatgataatggtggtgccctgtgtacacgggcaccaccattatgataTCACACACGCACcgtgtccaaatggcatggcacgGGCATGATGTCTTCATGAcgccccaggccgcttatggcagcctggctacggggcaagaaggagctccgaaacggagctcaaGTCCtcaatgtatattttttaaatttctcaataaaactttaaaaagaaaaggaggctgGTTTGACTGACCCATAAAATGTCTCACAGATGCACAACTTTATATTCATGGGAAGGTCTACAACTCTTGGCATCATCAGACAACCCAGTGGCCCTCCCCACTCCTCTTAATTAGGAGGATAGGTAATTTGTTAATTAATCATTGCTTTGCTGTCCAATCTCTCATTAAAGCTCTGATTGCATCAGAGAAATTTCTCCCCACCTGATCAATAGTCATCCACATCCCTGTTTTATAGACTGATTAGTTGCCCACTTGTGATTTTGTTTCATCTAAAAATATGGCAACTTTAGTGGCtaataatttaaattttactgttGTGGGAGTTGTAGGTCCAAGCACTACAATCCTGGGGCCTTGTAAGAGATTGCTTAAAACGAGCCCCAAAGGATCTAAGAAATTATTGACTCATtgatctttcctcttctttctaatTCCTTCTCATTATCTTCTTCTTTAACTCTTTCTTGCCCACACACAGAATCTGGTAAAAACTGGTGCATACCATGTAGATGTATGCTTATAGACATAGTCCTCCCCATACATTCAAATTCTGGTGATGGGGAATGATTAGAAATTTATGATAACTTCATAAacttctggtaacctctcggttggatttctgtaatgcgctctacatggggcaacccttgtaccaaacccagaagctccaattagtacagaatatggcagctaggttggtcactggatgctccaggactagccatataacacctatcctgcaagatctacattggctgcctattcgcttccgggcgcaatacaaggtgttggttattacctttaaagcactaaatggcttgggcccagggtacttggaggaccgcttctccccatataatccgccccacactctcagatcagtcgggaagcatttgttgagggttcctaagacgAGACATATCTCGtcctcacaaagggcattttctacctcggccccgcaaatctggaactcccttcctgactAGCTCtgctctgtcacctccctagatctttttaggaagaaacttaagacctttcttttctgacaagctttcccccatgtgtcctaatgttatgctgttctccccctgatatacaaatgtttttatccagctagctttgtttttgtggttttaattatctGTAAGTTTTAGGAATAActgaagatttaaaaaataaataacatgtgAGCAAAAAGTGTGTGGGCAACAGGACTAATTAATATCTCCTTTCAGCAAGACAGGGTACTGGCCTGCCTAAAAGAAGCAGCTTGCACACTCCCATTGAAAAATTCAATAGCATCTAAAATCGACACAACAGCAATACCTCTATTGGCCAGTGaagatgcacaaaatacatgatgcaagcctCTTCATCactcaaaggtgttaaaaatcaaacaggagaaagaaatcaaaatcaGGATGTTGTAGTCATAGGCATACATTTTGTTAAGAGGTTATAATTGTTTTCAGGCAAGATGCTACAGAGGAATATCTGAGGCGCAGTACAAACCGCctgaaaatggtggtctgcaggcgCCATCTTAACTCCGGAGAGATGCCGCAGCCACTAGACAGCACGACATTCCTCCCGagttaaaagaacccattttttcccctGGTGCTCTGGTTATGTCGCGTTACATAAAGAAGTGTCCTTTAAGTAAAAAttgtggcccctgtgtggatgggaggctgccatcagGACGCCGcccgcacatactagggttagggaccatgcggctGGTGCACGGTCCCTACCCCTAGAATCAGCGGCGGCATGGTGCTTTGGGACcgtctgtaccacgcctatgtAAATCAATATATCCAATAAAGGTATGCTGTTGTGTGGAtgttgaatgttattgtacttttccTATTTAATAgttctcccagaatcccactctATTGCATAGCCACTGTCCAGTCTCCAGTACTCTATTAATGGACAAAGTAGTGGAGCATGGTTTAGCCTTTCAGCTTCAGGAACTCGTGGACAGGACAGATTATCTAGATTAATtttaatctggtttcaggcccAGTTGAGAGTtggaaacagctttggtcaccttaaTGGATGACCTCCTCCAGGATCTGGGCAGGGGCAGATTCAGACAAGAGAGAGGTGCTCCTAGCCAGTTGAAAGGCAGATTGGGAATAGGAATTGAATCTGTGCTGGATGGGGCTACATTCCCACTGAAATCACAGATTCTCAAATTGATTGTACTCCTGGACTTAAGATGCTCAGGTTTCAGCCTTGGCTAGAACTCATTAGCACAAATACATACTAGTATACTAACAACCTGTTCCTTGGGATGTCATATTTGGCCACAGTGACACGTGCCTTCATTATATACCATTTGGATGTAACATAcattatgtggggctgcctttgaagagtgtttgaaaaCCCCAGCTGGTTCAAAGATGAATAATGGAACCTGGTTACATGTAACATGCTGGTCGAAGTAAAAGTGACAGATTTCCTCATCTCTGTGAATAAGCCCTATTACACAACATGTGCATCTTTTAAAGTCTCTTCCACCAAAAGAACAGTCATTCATTTGAAATCAGTGCCAGACAGGATGCTACAGAGCAAATAAATACAACAGCCATCAGACAGAAGTATCTCCAACTATCTATAATGCAGGGAGCAGGTGTTGCCAAGGAAATATAGGAAAGATCTCCTGCACCCTTAATAGTTGTGCatggtgttgtttgccttcaaatcattgccaatttatgacaaccctaagatgaacctatcatatggcaagtttcttcagagggaatttgccattgccatcctctgaggctgagagagtgtgacttgcccagtggatttcatggctgagcttggaattgtgccctggtctccagacgcatagtccaacactcaaacaattatACCACAGGACTAACCATTGGATTTAGGGCTATGTTCTTCTAGAGAAACTTGTACATTATCTACTTATCTGCAATTCCCAGGAAACAATTATTTTCTCCTTTGTTGGAAATTcgaaccctactctccagagtaGGGAAATTCagaaggtgttgcttgtcacacatgCAATATctgaagccctttcacactacattattATAGCCCTATatttccacttgaactgcccaggttccatcctatggactcctggaatttgcagtttcgAAAGCAGCACTTAGAATTCTCATTCAAAGAACTctacaactacaaaccccaagatacCACAGGATTcaaccatgacagttgaagtggtgccaCAATGCTATTATTGTGTACGGTGAAAGGGCCCCCAGAAAAATTTCCTCTTCAGCACAAACAACCAAGCACattgtgtccaagcaacatcagaatgtgattaAGTGAGCagaagctattaatgaggaagaacaggcaaactaggagagatgggagcagtttacttttgcctgagcctactgggaagggcaagagtctgacttttcctttcctctcccaaaTAAGTTTTGCAccttgagctcagtttgcagcaactgaagtgataTGAGGACAAAGCAGGAAAATGAGGAGGAGAAGCAAACATTTGAAAATCAGTTGAAAAAGTGATATGACAGAAgatgaattgggactgtccctgccaaactggaacagttagAGAGTCTGTAATACCAACTGCTCATATGGAGATCACAGTAGATCCTTTTGAAATTTTGCCAGTTGATTCCTCCCCACTTCTACAAATAAGTTTCTAAATTTGcccacttccattttcttcctaaGATTTCCTATTAGGATACACCTGGAGTCATGGAGATTTACTGGACCGTAATTCAACACAGGCCACATGTGTGAAGCAAATCTTTGAAGAGATGGATTGGCCTGAAGGTCGTACACAATCCCATTCTCCTTTCATTTCCTCCCCTGTCATTTTAAGAAGACATCATCCAGTATTGATCTCCCTCTTATCAAGTCCTCAGGgattctttttctcctctcaaAGTCAGACGATGGTCCAAGCTGTCCATGAGAGATTGAAAGCCAGTATTGTAGGTAAGACACATGATCTGGAGAGATGGCAAGGTCCCATCTGACAAATCCTATCATGAATATCGCTTACTGCTCAAAATGGCCCTGAAAAATCCATTCCCCAATACCCCCCTctccactgaaataaataaaatgcccaCTTAGTTGCAGACATATAACCTGTTGCTGACCTCAGTCCCCATCTGGTCTAATGGTTCCTCTAGTGTCAGGAAGATGGAGAACTGCTATAATCTCCCATGTCAACAGTTTCTCAAAATTGCTCTGATGGATGGGACAAGGCAGTGCCTTCAGTGAATCAAGATGAGAAGAACATCCTGCAAACACCCATTCTGTCTATCTAAAAACTTATCGCCCACCATTAAAGCCACAAAAATTTCAGAATTATGATATATAAAGTGGGAGGAAAATAAATAAGGAGGAATGAAGATGATGACTTTATTAAAACATTAACACATTCATTCATTAGATTTGACAACCTGAAAAAAATTCTAGACCAGCTCCTTTTGAAAGGACACTTCCATAGAGATTTCTTCCCTTTCCATCAAACTAGACATGAACTACAAAATAATTAGTTGTAATTTAAGGTCTTAAATCATGCTGTTAGATATTGTTTATTATGATTTGCAAGACTGGTTTATatctattataataataattattattattattaatatcctgatttcccccaaaattggaattcaaggcagctcataatttaaaagaacCGTGCAATTAAAGGCATACAAAAAAGAGAGCATTGAAACATAATTAAACTATTGCAATACCTATATTTATCTATCTGTCTGCATTTATATGCACACATAACTATGAAATACCTTAAATTTAATTAACAAAGAGCAAAATGAATCAGGAGTGGTTTGTCTTTACAATTGGGAAGGAGGGGAATCCACAAGTGGAAAGTTTCTGTATTTGTGTATGTCCCTTAAAgttgcctgttggcttatggagaccccatgcatttcataaggttttcataggcaaggaatatttcgAAGTGGCTAATAAATCCATCCTGGATTTTACCCCAAACTCCAAAACtgattcagcaccttagatagctactttaaaatttggattaaacCCTGTAATAGATTGACCAGTGCATTGACATGGAAGTTACCAACCACCACTGAGTATAACTGTAACTTCTTAAATCCATAAAATACTAATATCTTTATCAAGCCTGTGCAGCACCTAAAGGTTTTTCCAGGGGGTACATACCTCCTGAGCAATTCAACATTCTCTGCCTAACTGCTAAGGGACACGGGGAAGAGATTGCCTGGATCTCAATGGAAGTTACTTTACTGATACTAATTAATTTGAAACTTTATTGCCTCTGTTTTATTGCTCTTTGCCCCTGGTACCCAAAAGGGGGTGGTCTCTGCTTGAATAGATATCCCCTTTACAACAGAAGTAACAGCTGGGACAAAATATACCCATAGGCCTATAACTCTAACattctcatttttcttctccGGTATAATGTATTAACTTCATTGTCTAATGAAGAAGAcagtgaagcttcaaaaccttgcatgctgtattttgtgctttttaattgGTCTAGTAAAGTTatcattcttttttgtttgtgtgtgtgtttgttttgtattgttatggatttaggatttgtactttgctgcatggccaacatgtcTACCCCTGAATTTGTCacttcttagggtgcatctacacagtagaaatgatgcagttttgaCTCCACTttgacagccatggctccatcctgtggaaccttGGGATGTGTAATTTAATGAAGCACCAGCACacattgcagagaaggctaaaaatgatgtaaaattacaaatcccagggtcccatTGGATGGCACGacgacagttaaaatgatgtcgaAGTGCATTATTTCAACAATGTACATACATCCTTAGTTACTTTTCTAGTTAAAGGGTTAGCAGAGGAGGAGTATTTGCTAGTTCAAATATTGGCTTGTTCTGCCACTTCAGCCTCCTTTGAAGATGCTGAAGTGACAACATGGTGAAT from Sceloporus undulatus isolate JIND9_A2432 ecotype Alabama chromosome 6, SceUnd_v1.1, whole genome shotgun sequence carries:
- the LOC121934877 gene encoding peptide YY-like — encoded protein: MMVVSMKPWPLLVAVILCVLFCLGTLVDAYPPKPESPGEDASPEEMAKYFSALRHYINLVTRQRYGKRSNPESLMSELIFGDSSSSNTDHNGRSRYDDSYMW